Proteins encoded in a region of the Tripterygium wilfordii isolate XIE 37 chromosome 21, ASM1340144v1, whole genome shotgun sequence genome:
- the LOC119989392 gene encoding uncharacterized protein LOC119989392 yields the protein MANLVPGVLLKLLQHINTDVKVAGEHRSSLLQVVSIVPALAGGELFSNQGFYLKVSDSSHATYASLPNEHDDLILSDKIQLGQFIHVERLESASPIPILRGVRPVPGRHPCVGSPEEIVATHSLGFLNNNENACSGLKTIDNVKSLKRIVVSNNHLGEREKEKPRLSASSAKEDYLRKKNPTLSRSKSQLSKHALNLDVKKESLAKLKTTTSRSIPSSPTSCYSLPTSFEKFASGVKQQAKIKGSNKPTTKMGLVEKANSSRGASPVRSKVPMFKNVVQGIEFGVKALRKSWEGNLEIRQRETPRLRTAKQDPKPEARSTSVPRKSTSNERVPPRDENKAQLLTKSSKEDNKFQTSMKKVTANGTLDDNEKSNKQRSASGKKSSGEFSSNGLPGNMVKVSVNIRRLTDGSVSWGSIPSSLAKIGKEVMKYRDAAQMAAIEAMQEASVAESLLRCLSIYSELSTSAKEDNPQPAVEQFLTLHSTLNNTRLIAESLSKFMPVESSPDREENPSEEALKIRSDRRKRAASWIQAALITDLSPFSVFTKQPASTLSPASAPSPIQKSLLGSQPVLVLENSAKNASKTQVKNRPTVVSKLVATGALRKPGDSSAAIQKPQAQPLPDWIRGSGLDEAVDLAETLQMESQDWFLRFVERFLDADVGTSALSNNGQIAGMLTQLKSVNDWLDKIGTSTDEGESPHVSSETVDRLRKKIYEYLLTHVESAAAALGGVSQSSPSIRTVETKVKR from the exons ATGGCAAATCTTGTCCCCGGTGTGCTCCTCAAGCTTCTGCAACATATAAACACAGATGTCAAAGTTGCGGGAGAGCACAGGTCCTCTCTCTTGCAAGTTGTGAGCATCGTGCCGGCACTAGCAGGTGGTGAGCTATTCTCAAACCAAGGCTTCTATCTTAAGGTATCGGACTCATCTCATGCCACCTATGCATCTCTCCCTAATGAACATGATGATCTAATTCTAAGTGATAAGATCCAGTTGGGTCAATTCATTCATGTTGAGAGGCTTGAATCTGCCTCACCAATCCCGATTCTTCGGGGAGTTAGGCCGGTCCCTGGAAGGCACCCTTGCGTAGGGAGCCCTGAAGAAATTGTGGCCACTCATTCACTTGGGTTCCTCAATAACAATGAGAATGCATGTTCAGGTTTAAAAACCATAGACAACGTGAAATCACTTAAAAGAATTGTAGTGAGTAATAACCATTTGGGAGAAAGGGAAAAGGAGAAGCCAAGATTGAGTGCAAGTAGTGCCAAGGAGGATTACTTGAGGAAGAAAAATCCGACTTTGAGTAGATCAAAGTCTCAGTTGTCAAAACATGCATTAAATTTAGATGTGAAGAAGGAATCCCTTGCAAAATTGAAGACAACAACTTCAAGGTCAATTCCTTCATCTCCCACGAGTTGTTACTCATTACCAACTTCGTTTGAGAAATTTGCAAGCGGTGTCAAGCAGCAGGCGAAGATTAAGGGGTCGAATAAGCCAACAACTAAGATGGGATTGGTGGAGAAGGCAAATTCTTCTCGTGGGGCAAGTCCTGTGAGGAGCAAGGTACCCATGTTCAAGAATGTAGTTCAGGGGATTGAGTTCGGTGTCAAGGCTCTTAGAAAGAGTTGGGAAGGGAATCTCGAGATAAGGCAGAGGGAGACTCCAAGACTGAGGACTGCCAAGCAAGATCCAAAGCCTGAAGCTCGTAGTACTTCT GTTCCAAGAAAAAGTACATCAAATGAGAGGGTGCCTCCTAGAGATGAGAATAAGGCCCAGCTATTGACAAAGTCATCTAAAGAGGATAATAAATTCCAGACATCTATGAAGAAAGTTACTGCAAATGGAACTTTGGATGACAATGAAAAgtcaaacaaacaaagaagtGCTTCTGGAAAGAAATCATCAGGAGAGTTCAGTAGTAATGGTCTTCCTGGAAACATGGTCAAGGTTTCGGTAAATATTAGAAGATTGACTGATGGAAGTGTTTCTTGGGGTTCAATTCCCTCTTCTCTTGCAAAGATTGGAAAG GAAGTTATGAAGTATAGAGATGCTGCTCAAATGGCTGCAATAGAGGCTATGCAAGAGGCTTCTGTGGCAGAGAGCTTACTTCGATGTCTGAG CATATATTCTGAGCTAAGTACCTCAGCAAAGGAAGACAACCCACAACCAGCGGTAGAGCAGTTCCTGACCCTTCACTCAACCTTGAACAATACTCGGTTGATTGCTGAATCCTTGTCTAAATTCATGCCAGTGGAATCATCTCCAGATCGTGAAGAAAACCCATCGGAAGAAGCGCTTAAGATCAGATCAGACAGACGAAAGCGAGCAGCCTCATGGATACAAGCAGCATTGATCACAGATCTGTCTCCCTTTTCTGTGTTTACCAAACAACCTGCTTCAACTCTGAGTCCAGCTTCAGCTCCCTCTCCAATCCAAAAATCTTTGCTTGGCAGTCAACCCGTTTTAGTCCTCGAAAATTCTGCTAAGAATGCGTCCAAGACTCAAGTAAAAAACCGTCCAACAGTTGTATCTAAGCTTGTAGCTACAGGAGCACTGCGGAAACCAGGAGACTCTTCAGCTGCGATTCAAAAGCCACAGGCCCAACCTCTGCCAGATTGGATCAGAGGAAGCGGCCTTGACGAGGCTGTGGACTTGGCTGAAACATTGCAAATGGAATCCCAGGATTGGTTTTTGAGATTCGTGGAGAGGTTCTTGGATGCTGATGTGGGCACCTCAGCTTTGTCCAATAATGGTCAAATAGCCGGGATGTTGACTCAGCTCAAGAGTGTAAATGACTGGTTAGATAAGATTGGGACAAGCACGGACGAAGGAGAAAGCCCTCATGTTTCTTCTGAAACTGTTGACAGGCTTAGGAAGAAGATATACGAGTATCTTCTCACACATGTTGAGTCAGCCGCTGCTGCACTTGGTGGTGTATCGCAATCATCGCCAAGCATTCGAACAGtagaaacaaaagtgaaaaggtgA